The Bos indicus x Bos taurus breed Angus x Brahman F1 hybrid chromosome 3, Bos_hybrid_MaternalHap_v2.0, whole genome shotgun sequence genome segment CCTTTAGCCTGTGGTAACTCCGGCCCTCAGAGGACTTGGGAACATGTGTACTGTGATGGGGAGGGGTTTTGAGCTGTGAAAGGGACTCTCATGCTGAAGAGCCTCTAGGACTTGGCCATGGGGAAGACAGGACTCAGGGGGAGTCTTCTAGCCTAAGTGGAGGCACAAACTTAGGTTTGTCTATCGTCCACTGTTGGAACATGTCTATGCAGAAAACATTCCTGAGAAGTGGACCCCAGAAGTGAAGCACTTCTGCCCCAACGTGCCCATCATCCTGGTGGGGAATAAGAAGGACCTGAGGCAAGATGAGCATACTCGGAGAGAGCTGGCCAAGATGAAGCAGGTGGGTGCCACTGCCAGGCTGGGAGCCTTGAGGAGGAAGGCGCCCCCTGAGGGCATGCAGGCTGGTAAAGGAGTCTCCCTCCTACTGACTCCGTGTTAGAGGTAATGGTGGGGTCCATTTCCTACCCCCTTGCATCTGCACCTTGGTGAGAACCAGTGATATTTGATGAAAGTGACGTGGACAAAgtgacttgtctaaggtcacTTGGCATTTTGTTTGCTGTCCACTGTTTGGCATCGGGGCTATTAAGATGAGTAAGAAAACTGCCGCCCTCAGGGAACTGGGTTCCTACAGTAGATGCTTTGCTTGGGGTCTCCTGGGTTTACGTCAGGAGGTGTGAACTGATGGGGGCATGGGACGGGGAGGGTGTTGGAAGCGGCTGGGGAAGGCCAGGCCTAGACAGGGAGCCGGCTTTCCAGCCATAGGATGAGTTAATTAGGGAGAGCTGCCAGGATAGGAATATGGACAATAGAATGAAAAGAATACTTTGAGgttaattatgggcttccctggtggtgcagaggttaaaagtgtctgcctgcaatgtgggagacctgggttcgatccctgggttgggaagatcccctggagaaggaaatggcaagccactccagtattcttgcctggagaatcccatggacagaggagctttgtgggctacagtccacgggtcgcaaagagttggacacaactgagcgacttcacttcatggcaagatTTTAAACTGGGGACAGATACGGTCAGGTCAGCATGTTAGAAAAATGATTCTGGCAGCCGTAGAGGATGGATTGGAAGAAGGTGAGAATGGAGTACCGTGGGATGTAGGGCTGGCTGATAGAATTTTGAAGGTAAACATGAGTCTTGGGTCTCTTGCTTAGAAGCTGCCCATGGTGGCTGAGGTGGGTGCTTTGAGGAAAGGGGGCTGGAGTAATTATTTTAGTTATAAATACAGATGAGGTGCATCTAACTAGCAGCTTTCTCTGACCGCTGTCGTCTACCTTCCCAGGAACCTGTTCGATCTGAGGAAGGCCGGGACATGGCGAACCGAATCAGTGCCTTTGGCTACCTTGAGTGCTCAGCCAAGACCAAGGAGGGGGTGCGGGAGGTATTTGAGATGGCCACCAGGGCTGGCCTCCAGGTCCGCAAGAATAAGCGCCGGAGGGGCTGCCCCATTCTCTGAGCTCCCCAAgacctcccctccttccttcaggGGGTTGCAGAAACTCCCTCTGCCCCCTGGACCCCACCCTATCAGGGATCCTTGAAGGCTCCCTTTCCCAATTCCCTCCTGCCCAGGACTGCATTGAGTTTCCCCAGCCCTGACAGTGGTGGCCGTAGGCACGCCCCCTCCCACCAGCACCCTGGGAACAGAGGGGTACATCCTGCCCCTCACAGCACAGCCCCTCCTGTTGCCTCAGCCTGGGGTGGGGCTCTTGATCCCTTTGGCCTTCCCCAGAGGATCATCACACCAGCACTTTATACACTTCCTGCTCACAACCGATCTGGGGTAGGGGACTTGGTGGGTGTAACTGGGTCCCAGGCCCCTGGTGTTTCTGCTTTGGGCAGGAGCCTTGTCTCTGGCTATTCTTGGTGTGGGGTATGAATAAAGGCCATAGGCTccaaaatgtatgtgtgtggcttCTTGTCTTTCTCTTCAGGCCCCTGTCTTAGCTGTGAGCCTGGAGTCGCATCTCTCTTGAGGTACTCACCAGGGGCCAGCCCCAGGTCTGCAAAGGCAGGACTCCGGGCCGGCAGGGTGGAGTCTTGGAGAAAAGGATGAAGTCATTCCTGGCTCTGGGCCTTGGAGGCGGGTGAGGGGAGTGGTCTGGAGAACAGGCTAAACTTAGAAGCCTGTGGGTGGCTTCTGTCACCTCCCACTGGCTTTCCTCCCCTggaaggggggtggggtgggtttgGCCTTGGGCAGGGTGTGACAGTTCCACCTTCCCCTCTGGGGTCATCTTGGGAGTTTAGAAAGCTGGGGCCTGGCTGAGGAGACAAGAGACTTTGGCaaagaataacattttttttttttcagtggtacttcctcccccttcccccaattGTTAGCAGCCTACAGGGTCAGGTGGGCGGTCCTCAGAGCTCATTCCTCCACTCCGGCTCCACTTGCAGGGACAGGCCCTCTTCACCCTCCCGCTCCTGGGGGAGGTAGTCGTGACTTTTGAGTCCTAGAAAGAGAGGGGGTGAGCTTTGTCTTAGTCACTTACCTCCTCCCTCAGCACTGCCCCCCTTCTGGCCCACCCTGGCCCAGCCATACCTGAGGTAGAGGGGCTGAGTTTGCTCAGACCTTGGAGTAAGTTCTGCCCCTGCTGCAGGTCCAGTTTGGCAGGGAAGGGGCACCCAGTATACCCCCCGTTTTCTTTACAGAACTCCAGGAATCTGTGGGGTACAGGAGCATTCATACACAGCTGCACAGGGCTGGCCGAGTGCCTGCAGAAGCTGGATGCCCAGCCTGGGTCCTGCATACCGGCCTATGCCTgggggcaagttgcttaaccttgGCAAATGGAGATGTTAAGATAAAACAGAAGGAAGATTACCTGAGCCCCAAGGGTGCTTCATAAAACTACAGCTCTCCTAGGCTAGGGGGTGggttactgactcagtggacaggagtttgagcagactgggaaatagtgaaggacagggaagcctggtgtgctgccgtccaggggatctcaaagagtcggacacaacttagtgactgaacaaggctTGTAGCCATCAAAAGGGACGGAGGGTGGGATGCTCACACTTTCCAGTCGGGGTCGTGGCCCAGCAGGAGCGGGTTGCCCACCACGATGAGCAAAGCCTTGGCCCGGGTCACTGCCACATTGAACCTCTGGTGAGAAGAGGTGGTGGGGGGGTCACAGAAGGGAAGGGCACCCTGGAAGGAGGAGTGCCCACCAGCCCACCAGCCCTCCAACCTTGGGGTTCTTGAGGAAACCCAGGTTAAAGTCCAGATCCAGCTGCACAAAGCTCTGGCTGCTCCGAACGGTGGAGATGAGGATGACGCTGCGTTCCTGGCCTTGAAACTCTTCCACAGAGCCCacctagaggggagggaagcagggcCAGAGGCACTCAGCAGGGGACCCAGGAACCAGCCCCGCCTACCAGAGCCTGAGGACAGTGGAGGCAGCCAGGAAAGAGGACAGGACTACACTACGCTAGCTGAAACCTGAAAAGTGAATCCAGTTAAAGTGGTGGGAACTGGAAAGGCttctaaggaaagaaaacaggattCCAAAGAATACTAACTCGGCAGAGTTTTTCAGACTTTCCTGAAGATAATCACTCAGTACTTGTTTAAGTAACTCTAGGCCCTAACCCAGACCACCTGAATCAGAATTTCCACCGGAGAGGCCTCTAACTCCTAAAGTACCCATTTTCAACCCTGGCTGCGCAGATCGCAGATCACCTGAGGAGCCATAAAAGAACAGCTGCCCTGGCTCTGCCCCCAGATAGCTGTGTTAATTGGTTGGGTGGAACCCTGGCCCTGGCAGCACtaaaagctctccaggtgattcttatcTGAGAAAGAGTGGAGCTAGCTGTCAACTGACTCAGGGTGGGAGAGGTGAGTGGGGACATCATCACAGGACAGGTCGGGCTGGCTTGGGAGACTGGACTTTATCCTTAGGGTAGAGACTTTAAGTCAGCCTGATCCTAAGAATCCTTCGGGGTAATTGCTAAACACACAGGCTTCCTGGCCCCAGCCCAGACCTACAACTTGGGATCTCcagcagtgagaagccagggGAAAGCCCAAGTCCGTCTCAGGCAGcgagggtggggcaggggctggggctgtCCCAGGAACAGTAGGGCAGGGACCCAAGGAGGTGTCTGGAAGTGGGGGATCGAGGGAAACAGAAGTCAGGGAGGGAGTGTGAAACAGTGGTGAGGGTCACCTTCAAGTCCTTGATGTCGTCTAGTCCCCGAAGCTGCTTGTCAAGTTTGGTGATGCAATAACGGATTTTTTCCACCTGGAAGATGGGGACAGGTGCCTTTCTCTCCTGCCATTACCCCAGCACAAGAGGGAGCCAGGCAGGAGGCCAGGGAGCTGGGGGGCAAAGAGGAGGTACAACTGACCTCTGAGCTCTTCTGAGATATGGGGCCGGCAGAGAGGCCTGAGCTGGAGCCTCTGCCTAGCGGTCTGGCTAGGTATGGGAATGTTCCCTTGATGGGAACTGAGGGCCTGACCTGCTTCCGGTATGGGGAGATGACGCCCACACTTCGGGGGCTCAGACGGGCTTTGCCCTTCTTGGAGGAGGGGGCCAGGAGCTGCTTCAGGTAGGAAGTCACTGTGGCAGCCTCTTCTGGGTTGAAGAAGGACGGGCTGTTGCCCTCACGCTCATCCTTGCCCATTACACCGTGAAAGATGATGGGAAAGTCCTAGACACAGGGTTAGGGGAAACGTTCAGTTGGACCTCCCAGATTCCCTTCCCTTCCACCCCCAAACCCTTCCAGGGAATGGGGGATCCCAGGTAACTAAGGGCAGGGCTTGTGGCTTCCACTCAGAGACTCCTGCTACCCAGACCCTCAGTAAGAGGGAGCTGGGGTACAGGTCGGGGGAGCCTGAGCCCCAGCCCTTCTCAGCCTCACCTGTCGAGGCAGACCCTCCCAGCGGCAGAAGCGCTCTCGGTCAACGACATCCGCACAGGCCTGCAGCTCCCCATCATAATACAGCCGGTTAGGAACGTCCAAGATGGTGGGGTGAGacctaggaggaggaggaggaaggaagagcaaGACCAGACAGGGGTAGGCTCCCCTCCACCTACTCAGACACCATCCTGTCCTGCCCACTGCATAGTAGACTCATTCAGTTACAGCTTTTGCAACTGGGCactaggagacctgggttcaattcctgggtcgggaagataccgtggaacatgaaatggcaacccactccagtattcttgcctggggaatcccacagagagtggagcctggtgggctacagctcatggggtcacaaagagtcggacatgactgagcgactaacacatacacatttaaCCACAGAAAGCAGAACCAAATGTGGCTCCAGAAAGCATCCAATCCACagatttcaaatttaaaagaaaacaccaaGAAATTAGGGACCCATTCTCAAGTCTCAACTTTGCCAAGGAAGGATAATACAAAAACATGTATCACTGACTATCACCATTACTGGATGAGATAatgtgtttaaataaaaaaatatggaggaggaaatggcaacccactccagtattcttgcttggaaaagtccatggacagaggagcctggcgggctgcactccatggggttacatgactgagcatgtgtgcatgagggcagagggagatgggttggtagcaataaactggtagaactaaaaaaaaaaaaattcccaaaataCAAGCAGTACTAAcacaatagctaacatttatttgcATTCTTAGTGGACTCATCTAAGGAACTAAAGATTCTTAGTGGACTCACCTAGGAACCCAACTGAGCATTTCAGATGCAAAACTCACTGACTAAAAAAAGTATACAGCTCTTTAACTTGAATAATCATTAATTGTCTGTATTATTCTCATTTATCCTTGGATTGCCTAGAAACTTCACCTGGGACCTGCCTCAGACATATTCCAGTGTCTGGGAACCACTGACCATGCCCTGATATACAAATAGGCAAACTGCTCTAGAGTGAGGGCACTTGCTAAGTCACACTATCTACAAACAGCAGTGACGGGACCGCAGAGGAGACCTTCCAGTTTACAGTCTTTCTGCACTGTATAGTCTCTGAGCAACAGGACTGTGGGATGGAGGCTACAGCTGGGCCGGCGGAGGGTGTGGGGTACCTGTAGTTGCGCAGTAGCTTGGTTATGAACTGGGGATTATAGCCATCCGGGCCCTTCTTGTATAGGGCGTTGAAGGTGAGCAGCCGCTCCAGCAGTGAGTACCCCAGCCCATGCTTCTGGGTCAGCGGGCAACGCAGCACAGGCCCCAACTGCCGAGGGTCTCCTGCCAGCACCAGCTGCCCTCCTGGGTTGTCTGCTTCTTTGACTTCCATCAACCCTGGAAAGTGGGGAGTGATGGGGAGAAAGGTATGTGGTGGGACCTCTCTGACGACATGTGGGGCATACTTGCAGCCCCCTCAAACCCCTCACCTGCTATGGCCACCAGGCTCTCTGGCTCCATGGCATGGCCAGCCTCGTCGATGAAGATGTGTGTGAAGTGATCGATGGGAAACTGGGCTGAGACCAACCTGGGAGGTGTCAGGCCAGGCAGGGGTCACACCCAGACTGTCAAACCTGAATGCTCACCTAGGCCGGCCCTCCCCCCAAGTCCCCAGGAACCATCCTTCCCCATTTCCCCAGCCTGCCACCTCTTTACTAACACAACATTAagagatgtacacacacacacacttcccaccTGCTGGCAGTGATGAGCGTGGTAATTAAGACGCGATATTCCTGCAGCTTCTTCttggaaggaaatacaaaatccCCCTTCTTTGCATCCCAGTTACAACAGGGCTGAGAGTTGGGCAGGGAAAGGAGTCAGCTTGGCTTCACTGCCAATTTCATCCTCACTCTGGCTCCGGGGCCCCCAggcaattttatttactttctctcACTTTACACACAACTAAAGCCCAGAGAGGGCACCTGacccacccaaggtcacacagtgagtatCTCAGAATGAGGGTCTCCTAGTTTCCTGACCCTAGTGTTTACCCAGAGCAGCACCCACTGTCCCTCAGCCGCTTGCCTTCCCTAGGTACCTTGATGTCCTCAGGGACCAGGTGGATATCCCTGCTGGGGGCCAGGAGGCGGTAGATGGAGCTGGGTAAGTGGACCCGGAGGCGCTGACAGAGGAGGTCAGCCCCTGAGTTGGACGGAGCGCAGGCCAGGATGTGGGCTTTGGGCAAGTGCTTCACCACCTGGGGTGGGGATAAACACAGTGTGGGAAGCAGCTTCTGGTCTCCCGGTGGAGGGGTGGTGCAGAGAAGTGTGGTTGTGACTCAGGCTGGCGCAGTGTGGCATCTCTCTCCCATTGCTAGGGGAGGGAGTGACTAAAAAGGCAAGTTCTGATCCCCAGCCCACTGCAGTCCAAACAGGACTTTATGCTAGAAAACTGCTGCAGTAAATATAAAAGGCTACCatgactggtgctgaagctccaacactttggccacctgaggcgaagagctgactcattggaaaagaccctgatgctgggaaagacagaaggcacgagaaggggacgacagaggatgagatgcttggatggcatcactgaccaatggacacaaatttgagcaagctctggaagatggttaaggacagggaagcttggcgtgcttcagtccatggggtcacagagtcctacgtgactgagcgactgaacacaacaACCATGACAGACATGAACTGCAACGTGGAGTCGTGCAATACTCAACGCGCACACAGTGCTCAAAGCCACACTGGCCCTTGGTGCCAGCTCAGGGGCGTGTGTTTGGGGAGCTGGAAGGAAGTGGAACCTGGGGACAGCTGCTTGGTTCCAGGGGGACTCAGAGTGTAGGCCATAGACTATAGGCCACAGGCTCAGGCCCCACCTGCTTGATGGCTTCCACTAGGGTGACAGTCTTGCCTGTCCCCGGAGGCCCAAAGATGATGTAGGGGGCGGGGCGGGTGGTGCCCATAACGATGTGCTTCATGGCCTGCAGCTGCTCCGGGTTTGACTCCAGACTCCGGTCGTACAGCCTGGCAGAGTGCCACAAACACGATGTTGTCGAGTCCTAGAAGCCTCCCTGACCGCATCCCCTACACCCATACTTCAAGTGGCCCTGGATCCCCTGCCCACAGTCTCACTTGAGCTTCACATCCGAGGGCAGCAGTGGGACTCCACGAGAGGCCACAGGGAAGAGCATGGGCTCAAGTGGCCAGCGCCCCGTCAGCTCCAGGGCACGGTGCTGCACCCGCAGGGGCTGGCGGTTGAAAGTGAAGTTCACCTTGAAAGTCAGCCCATCCACAAAGCGGCTCAGGAGGCtttgggaagggagagagggggaagCATTCCAGTAAGGAGGGGTGGGCAATAAAAGGCCAGGACTCTTTCCATCTACCCCAACCCCACTCGCTTTCCCACACCTGTAAGCAATCCTCTAGGAGAGGAAGCTGCTGAGGTACCTAAGGGTCCCCTGCtgcctgctctgtccctggggtccCACTCACTCTCGGGAGAAACACCCTCCTCCCTTGGCCTTTGGGCCGTCTGTAGATGTTCCTACAGCTCAGGGTTCCAACACCTACCTGGTGGAAAAACTCAGCTTGACCCGGT includes the following:
- the RHOC gene encoding rho-related GTP-binding protein RhoC yields the protein MAAIRKKLVIVGDGACGKTCLLIVFSKDQFPEVYVPTVFENYIADIEVDGKQVELALWDTAGQEDYDRLRPLSYPDTDVILMCFSIDSPDSLENIPEKWTPEVKHFCPNVPIILVGNKKDLRQDEHTRRELAKMKQEPVRSEEGRDMANRISAFGYLECSAKTKEGVREVFEMATRAGLQVRKNKRRRGCPIL
- the MOV10 gene encoding helicase MOV-10 isoform X1, yielding MPSKFSCRQLRETGQRFENFLVDRGQDRETDRERLRTIYNQDFKTSFGTPAPGFSSMLYGMKIANLAYVTKTRVRFFGLDRWADVWFPEKRRMKPGLEMSKHHRSLLATIFHDRAEYMHGKHGVNVEVQGPHEARDGQLLIRLDLNRKEVLTLRLRNGGTQPVTLTHLFPFCRTPQFSFCNGDRELPCLLGPGECYELHVHCKTSFVGYFPATVLWELLGPGEPGSEGAGTFYIARFLAAVAHSPLAAQLKPTTPFKRTQVSRNPVVTRRIEEGERPDRAKNYDLEFSLPLGTYYPPPRLRQLLPVLLRGTSIFTAPKEIAEIKAQLQTTLKWRNYEVKLRLLLHLEELQMEHDIRHYDLESVPMTWDPIDRNPRLLTLEVPGVAESRPSVLRGDHLFALLSSETHHEDPVTYKGFVHKVELDRVKLSFSTSLLSRFVDGLTFKVNFTFNRQPLRVQHRALELTGRWPLEPMLFPVASRGVPLLPSDVKLKLYDRSLESNPEQLQAMKHIVMGTTRPAPYIIFGPPGTGKTVTLVEAIKQVVKHLPKAHILACAPSNSGADLLCQRLRVHLPSSIYRLLAPSRDIHLVPEDIKPCCNWDAKKGDFVFPSKKKLQEYRVLITTLITASRLVSAQFPIDHFTHIFIDEAGHAMEPESLVAIAGLMEVKEADNPGGQLVLAGDPRQLGPVLRCPLTQKHGLGYSLLERLLTFNALYKKGPDGYNPQFITKLLRNYRSHPTILDVPNRLYYDGELQACADVVDRERFCRWEGLPRQDFPIIFHGVMGKDEREGNSPSFFNPEEAATVTSYLKQLLAPSSKKGKARLSPRSVGVISPYRKQVEKIRYCITKLDKQLRGLDDIKDLKVGSVEEFQGQERSVILISTVRSSQSFVQLDLDFNLGFLKNPKRFNVAVTRAKALLIVVGNPLLLGHDPDWKVFLEFCKENGGYTGCPFPAKLDLQQGQNLLQGLSKLSPSTSGLKSHDYLPQEREGEEGLSLQVEPEWRNEL
- the MOV10 gene encoding helicase MOV-10 isoform X2; protein product: MPSKFSCRQLRETGQRFENFLVDRGQDRETDRERLRTIYNQDFKTSFGTPAPGFSSMLYGMKIANLAYVTKTRVRFFGLDRWADVWFPEKRRMKPGLEMSKHHRAEYMHGKHGVNVEVQGPHEARDGQLLIRLDLNRKEVLTLRLRNGGTQPVTLTHLFPFCRTPQFSFCNGDRELPCLLGPGECYELHVHCKTSFVGYFPATVLWELLGPGEPGSEGAGTFYIARFLAAVAHSPLAAQLKPTTPFKRTQVSRNPVVTRRIEEGERPDRAKNYDLEFSLPLGTYYPPPRLRQLLPVLLRGTSIFTAPKEIAEIKAQLQTTLKWRNYEVKLRLLLHLEELQMEHDIRHYDLESVPMTWDPIDRNPRLLTLEVPGVAESRPSVLRGDHLFALLSSETHHEDPVTYKGFVHKVELDRVKLSFSTSLLSRFVDGLTFKVNFTFNRQPLRVQHRALELTGRWPLEPMLFPVASRGVPLLPSDVKLKLYDRSLESNPEQLQAMKHIVMGTTRPAPYIIFGPPGTGKTVTLVEAIKQVVKHLPKAHILACAPSNSGADLLCQRLRVHLPSSIYRLLAPSRDIHLVPEDIKPCCNWDAKKGDFVFPSKKKLQEYRVLITTLITASRLVSAQFPIDHFTHIFIDEAGHAMEPESLVAIAGLMEVKEADNPGGQLVLAGDPRQLGPVLRCPLTQKHGLGYSLLERLLTFNALYKKGPDGYNPQFITKLLRNYRSHPTILDVPNRLYYDGELQACADVVDRERFCRWEGLPRQDFPIIFHGVMGKDEREGNSPSFFNPEEAATVTSYLKQLLAPSSKKGKARLSPRSVGVISPYRKQVEKIRYCITKLDKQLRGLDDIKDLKVGSVEEFQGQERSVILISTVRSSQSFVQLDLDFNLGFLKNPKRFNVAVTRAKALLIVVGNPLLLGHDPDWKVFLEFCKENGGYTGCPFPAKLDLQQGQNLLQGLSKLSPSTSGLKSHDYLPQEREGEEGLSLQVEPEWRNEL